In the genome of Desulfofarcimen acetoxidans DSM 771, one region contains:
- a CDS encoding HD-GYP domain-containing protein: protein MSALENIFSANKTKTGSSLSKSQLEKKLKEANLFNEVLLTLIKTTDMDSTLSAILDLAIKITHSEVGGVLLTDRFTSDNQIMLLRGELTEGQFQRILDKANFIRKPAASRQIVYITSNSEGFNEMVKADPALLSVISVPMIVERKTVGILVLMHRYTEKEDHLGDYSAQDIRTVSVFADQAALVLHNTLLKIENGKKEVYLETIAALVSAIDAKDHYTRNHSKNVASVAVILSELLKLSCQEIQTIEYGALLHDIGKIGINEAILNKKGRLIYEEFEIIKNHPVIGVNILQPVDFLQSIHAIVQSHHERIDGKGYPNGLKGEDIPFEARIVSIADAWDAMTSDRSYRKGMPMEKAIYELQEYAGDQFDAYMVRVLAKMFKQNPSLFVSLHHYEINPKPEFIMGGWLC from the coding sequence ATGTCTGCGCTTGAAAATATATTTTCTGCTAATAAAACTAAAACCGGTTCAAGTTTATCCAAAAGTCAATTAGAAAAAAAATTAAAAGAAGCTAACTTATTTAACGAAGTTTTGCTTACTCTAATAAAAACCACGGACATGGACAGCACCTTGTCAGCAATTTTGGATCTTGCTATCAAGATTACCCACAGTGAAGTGGGCGGGGTTCTGCTGACTGACCGTTTTACCAGCGATAATCAAATTATGCTGCTGCGTGGAGAGCTCACGGAAGGGCAGTTTCAAAGAATACTGGATAAAGCTAATTTTATTCGCAAGCCGGCAGCCTCCAGGCAAATAGTATATATTACAAGCAATTCTGAGGGTTTTAATGAAATGGTTAAGGCAGATCCTGCTTTACTTTCTGTGATTTCCGTTCCCATGATCGTGGAGAGAAAAACTGTGGGTATACTGGTGTTAATGCACCGTTATACAGAAAAGGAAGATCATTTAGGAGATTATTCAGCGCAGGATATCAGAACTGTTTCTGTATTTGCAGACCAAGCGGCGTTAGTGCTTCATAATACGCTATTAAAAATAGAAAACGGTAAAAAAGAGGTATACTTGGAAACTATTGCCGCATTGGTATCGGCTATAGATGCAAAAGATCACTATACAAGGAATCATTCTAAGAATGTTGCCAGTGTGGCAGTAATACTATCAGAGTTGTTAAAACTCAGTTGCCAGGAAATTCAAACCATTGAATACGGCGCTTTATTGCATGATATAGGAAAAATAGGTATCAATGAGGCAATATTAAATAAAAAAGGCAGATTAATATATGAGGAATTTGAGATAATTAAAAATCATCCGGTTATAGGTGTAAATATATTGCAGCCGGTGGATTTTTTACAAAGCATACATGCTATTGTACAGAGCCACCATGAAAGAATCGACGGCAAGGGTTACCCTAATGGATTAAAGGGTGAAGATATTCCCTTTGAAGCCCGTATTGTTTCTATTGCCGATGCCTGGGACGCTATGACTTCCGATCGTTCTTACCGAAAAGGAATGCCTATGGAAAAGGCCATTTATGAACTGCAGGAGTATGCCGGGGATCAATTTGACGCCTATATGGTAAGGGTTCTTGCAAAAATGTTTAAACAGAATCCATCTCTGTTTGTCTCGTTGCATCATTATGAGATTAATCCCAAGCCGGAGTTTATTATGGGCGGATGGCTATGTTAG
- a CDS encoding methyl-accepting chemotaxis protein, whose translation MSLFSKLLNSTDKNRRLRTNETKFGTTFFKDINEFDAVVQNVADINNSLLNSREEIKSMISEVSETAMCTQGMVNELDKHVTEVIQQMAETNLSLKKTKEFGEEGAISLEKANTEMEVIQKQVLDSIKIYSRLQDDVKTFGEMLEAIKSFADQTKLLALNASIEAARAGEAGSGFAVVAQEISKLAVKSKKMADGVSITLTQIEDSAAMVMQSMNKGAAGIQTGMNLINQVNDICRIIVEDMANSVLAVEKANRGAEALDLGMDGVQAVAQEINDVVSKFENISEHTSNELITQSGSVQQLVSYLQKIRKYDAANMVS comes from the coding sequence GTGTCTCTATTCTCGAAATTATTGAACAGTACGGATAAAAATAGGAGACTGAGAACCAATGAAACGAAGTTCGGAACAACATTTTTTAAGGATATTAATGAATTTGATGCTGTTGTTCAAAATGTAGCTGATATTAATAACAGTTTACTGAACTCCAGGGAAGAGATAAAAAGCATGATTTCTGAAGTGTCAGAAACTGCAATGTGCACACAGGGTATGGTGAACGAATTAGATAAGCATGTAACTGAAGTCATACAGCAAATGGCGGAAACAAATTTATCCTTAAAAAAAACCAAGGAGTTTGGTGAAGAAGGGGCTATCAGTCTTGAGAAAGCCAATACAGAAATGGAAGTTATTCAAAAACAAGTGTTGGATTCAATTAAAATATATTCCAGGCTGCAGGATGATGTCAAAACGTTTGGTGAAATGTTGGAAGCCATCAAATCCTTTGCTGATCAAACAAAATTGTTAGCGCTTAATGCATCTATTGAAGCGGCACGGGCTGGAGAAGCCGGATCAGGATTTGCTGTGGTAGCTCAGGAAATCAGCAAATTGGCTGTTAAAAGTAAAAAGATGGCTGACGGTGTTTCGATTACCCTTACACAGATAGAAGACAGTGCCGCTATGGTAATGCAGAGCATGAATAAAGGGGCGGCAGGAATTCAGACCGGTATGAATTTAATAAACCAGGTTAACGATATTTGCCGAATAATTGTTGAGGATATGGCTAACAGTGTACTGGCAGTGGAAAAGGCTAACAGAGGGGCAGAGGCTCTGGATTTGGGAATGGATGGTGTGCAAGCTGTTGCCCAAGAAATAAACGATGTGGTAAGTAAATTTGAAAATATCTCTGAACATACCAGCAATGAATTGATAACACAATCTGGTAGTGTACAGCAATTGGTAAGCTATTTGCAGAAAATACGGAAGTATGATGCCGCCAATATGGTTTCCTAA
- a CDS encoding DUF2325 domain-containing protein, with translation MAQKGWTNINFGSVDFKNEKPANCCKNSCNCKHCAKTILIIGGMTKFKQLYKNLIESCGHECEYLDGYMKGGEKILERKIMKCDMVFCPVDCNSHNACASAKKFCRKHCKPITILTSSGITNMAQAVKNINI, from the coding sequence ATGGCGCAAAAGGGTTGGACAAATATTAATTTTGGTTCAGTCGATTTTAAAAATGAAAAGCCCGCAAATTGCTGCAAGAATAGCTGTAATTGCAAACATTGTGCAAAAACAATACTAATTATTGGCGGAATGACTAAGTTTAAGCAGCTTTATAAGAACCTAATCGAGAGTTGTGGCCATGAATGTGAGTATTTAGATGGTTATATGAAGGGTGGAGAGAAGATTCTGGAAAGAAAGATAATGAAGTGTGATATGGTTTTTTGTCCCGTAGATTGCAACAGTCACAATGCTTGTGCCAGTGCCAAAAAATTTTGCAGAAAGCATTGTAAACCTATTACAATATTAACTTCTTCGGGCATTACTAATATGGCCCAAGCTGTAAAAAATATAAATATTTAG
- a CDS encoding DUF2339 domain-containing protein: MVDDNTMLEKIKSLSLEIEELKNRVAVLEDVFCKEEVPVNNHATDIPVVTAASINVQKNPVKTEIPNQVRPSGSPNLIKENLANKFNETGLENIIGGTWLNRIGIIVIFFGAAYFLKYSFDNKWIGELARIIIGYISGIALIACSELVLRRKYSYFAQGFTGGGIGIIYLTTFAAVNFYHLMYPSVAFAVMVFTAFSGGILAVHNDGYSIAVLSALGGFLTPFLIGSTEARPLLLLSYIAALNLAVLYLAYNKNWRSLNLLAFFSTALVYTVYHFNAYSVADKNLWLNQVFLTIYFIIFGTLSFFYNIRHNEKTSARDIALLLLNAAFFYISASNNLDNVNEDWLDLLAVTLALVYMALAVFLHKRKLGDRLLFLTILGTGIAFATIAVPLLFDQNWTYPAWATEALVLVYAGIKGGNIWVRRAGLILLSLVGLEVFTRYPYFLKSPFPVLNHYSITACLATIGFYFVAHMYFHRPEMTEKERFKVWPAAIIATVLAIKEISWEVTNFLDYFNINFSYNFSVSMAWVLFAVFLLLLGMKKDIKGFRYISLSLFGLTTVKVMLFDLSGLAMIYRVLILFIVGIVLVGVSFVYQKRDRTGGD, from the coding sequence ATGGTTGATGATAATACAATGTTGGAGAAAATTAAAAGCTTAAGTTTGGAAATAGAAGAATTAAAAAACAGGGTAGCTGTTTTGGAGGATGTATTCTGTAAAGAAGAAGTTCCAGTAAACAACCATGCAACAGATATACCGGTAGTGACGGCAGCTTCAATTAATGTTCAGAAAAATCCGGTCAAGACTGAGATTCCAAACCAGGTCAGGCCGTCCGGCTCACCCAACTTGATTAAAGAGAATTTAGCGAACAAATTCAATGAAACAGGGTTGGAAAATATCATAGGCGGTACTTGGCTAAACCGTATAGGTATTATAGTCATATTTTTTGGGGCAGCTTACTTTCTTAAATACTCTTTTGACAACAAGTGGATTGGTGAATTGGCTAGAATTATTATTGGCTATATTTCTGGAATTGCGTTGATTGCTTGCAGCGAACTGGTGCTGCGGCGCAAGTACTCTTATTTTGCGCAGGGTTTTACCGGTGGAGGTATCGGCATCATCTATTTGACTACATTTGCCGCGGTTAACTTTTATCATTTGATGTATCCTTCCGTAGCCTTTGCCGTTATGGTCTTTACTGCTTTCAGCGGAGGTATTCTGGCTGTACATAACGATGGCTACAGTATAGCAGTACTCTCTGCTCTGGGCGGGTTTCTCACTCCTTTTTTAATCGGCAGCACGGAAGCCAGGCCTCTGCTCCTATTGAGTTATATAGCTGCGCTCAATTTGGCCGTTCTTTACCTGGCCTATAATAAAAACTGGCGAAGTCTTAATTTGCTGGCATTTTTTTCTACTGCTTTGGTTTATACCGTCTACCACTTTAATGCTTACTCTGTGGCCGACAAAAATTTATGGTTAAATCAGGTCTTTCTTACCATATATTTTATAATTTTCGGCACACTGTCCTTCTTTTATAATATCAGGCACAATGAGAAAACCTCTGCGAGAGATATTGCGCTGCTTCTTCTAAATGCAGCTTTTTTCTATATTTCCGCCAGCAATAATTTAGATAATGTTAATGAAGACTGGTTGGATTTACTGGCAGTCACACTGGCTTTGGTTTACATGGCTCTGGCTGTTTTTCTGCATAAAAGAAAATTAGGAGACCGGTTACTTTTTCTTACTATACTGGGAACCGGCATTGCTTTTGCAACTATTGCAGTACCGCTCTTGTTTGACCAGAATTGGACTTATCCGGCATGGGCAACGGAAGCACTGGTCCTGGTATATGCAGGCATTAAAGGAGGGAATATTTGGGTTAGGAGAGCAGGTCTAATCCTTTTATCCTTAGTGGGTCTGGAGGTTTTTACACGATATCCTTATTTCTTAAAATCTCCTTTTCCTGTTTTAAATCATTATTCCATAACTGCTTGTTTAGCCACTATAGGGTTTTATTTTGTAGCCCACATGTACTTTCATCGGCCCGAGATGACAGAAAAAGAACGTTTCAAGGTTTGGCCTGCAGCTATAATAGCTACCGTTTTGGCAATCAAAGAAATAAGCTGGGAAGTAACCAATTTCCTTGATTATTTTAATATCAACTTTTCTTATAATTTTTCAGTGTCTATGGCTTGGGTATTATTTGCTGTTTTTTTGCTGCTTCTAGGTATGAAAAAAGATATTAAAGGTTTTCGCTATATTTCACTGTCCCTGTTCGGCTTAACTACGGTGAAAGTCATGCTGTTTGATTTAAGCGGTTTGGCCATGATTTACAGGGTTTTAATCCTGTTTATTGTGGGAATCGTTTTAGTAGGTGTCTCATTTGTTTACCAGAAACGAGACAGAACTGGAGGGGACTGA
- a CDS encoding metallophosphoesterase, with protein sequence MRVHLPLNGPFDIIGDLHGCLDELKILLARLGYMQDGAYYHPNGRTVVFLGDLADRGPHCLASVRTVKSMVDAGSALYVPGNHCNKLARYLIGRKVQVAHGMEKTVEEYKALTARERDNFAALFLDLYNSAPPYMILDKGNLVVVHGGIREEMIGKVNHRIIDFCYYGDATGMTAADGLPLRRDWALNYHGYPLIVYGHTPVPKPKFINNTIDIDQGCCMGGHLTSLRYPELNLVQVKALDVYYESPRFKPELPARLQNKPDWQQGCTS encoded by the coding sequence ATGCGGGTACACCTCCCGTTAAACGGCCCCTTTGATATTATAGGCGATCTGCATGGATGCCTTGATGAACTAAAAATACTCTTAGCCAGGTTGGGGTATATGCAAGATGGGGCTTATTATCATCCCAACGGCCGGACTGTGGTTTTTTTAGGAGATTTAGCTGATCGTGGTCCTCACTGCCTGGCATCTGTGAGAACAGTTAAATCTATGGTAGATGCTGGTTCCGCTTTATATGTGCCGGGCAATCACTGCAACAAATTGGCTCGTTACCTGATCGGCAGAAAGGTGCAGGTTGCACATGGCATGGAAAAAACAGTAGAGGAGTATAAAGCCCTCACAGCAAGGGAAAGAGATAATTTTGCCGCGCTTTTTTTAGATTTATATAACTCTGCTCCTCCATACATGATTCTGGATAAGGGTAATTTGGTGGTTGTGCACGGGGGAATAAGAGAAGAAATGATAGGTAAGGTTAACCACAGGATAATTGATTTCTGTTACTACGGTGATGCCACGGGAATGACGGCGGCGGACGGTTTGCCCCTCCGCAGGGACTGGGCCCTCAATTATCATGGCTATCCCTTAATTGTTTATGGACATACACCTGTTCCTAAGCCTAAATTTATCAACAACACTATAGATATCGATCAGGGCTGCTGTATGGGAGGACATCTGACCTCTTTACGCTACCCGGAACTAAATCTGGTGCAAGTCAAAGCTTTGGATGTATATTACGAAAGCCCAAGGTTTAAGCCTGAGTTACCTGCCAGACTGCAAAATAAACCTGATTGGCAGCAAGGCTGCACAAGCTAA